The following proteins are encoded in a genomic region of Haloarcula marina:
- a CDS encoding NADH-quinone oxidoreductase subunit J, producing the protein MGLYEIIAFALFAMVTVGSAAGVVLVRDVWHSALLLGVSLVSVAVFYVLNQAAFVATMQILVYVGGVLILITFAVMLTREDESVIEVTP; encoded by the coding sequence ATGGGACTGTACGAGATAATCGCGTTCGCACTGTTCGCCATGGTGACGGTGGGCAGTGCGGCAGGCGTCGTGTTAGTTCGGGACGTCTGGCATTCGGCGCTGTTACTGGGCGTGTCGTTGGTCAGCGTCGCCGTGTTCTATGTCCTGAACCAAGCGGCGTTCGTCGCAACGATGCAGATTCTGGTGTACGTGGGCGGCGTCCTCATCCTCATCACCTTCGCGGTGATGCTGACGCGTGAGGACGAGTCCGTTATCGAGGTGACACCATGA
- a CDS encoding NADH-quinone oxidoreductase subunit J family protein, producing the protein MSNRPRLNTEGNLVAGLAAVALFVVLAAVFAGVSFPTPVGFGESAAITKSLGAAMFDIAPSAIMGEGESAVPGEGFLVAFEIIDVVLVAALVGAIMLARREESGEIVDLGVDDGDADEPAVAADGGQGGDDA; encoded by the coding sequence ATGAGTAACAGACCACGACTCAACACCGAGGGCAACCTCGTCGCTGGACTGGCCGCCGTTGCACTGTTCGTCGTGCTGGCCGCCGTGTTCGCGGGCGTCTCGTTCCCGACGCCGGTCGGATTCGGCGAGTCCGCCGCTATCACGAAGAGTCTGGGCGCGGCGATGTTCGACATCGCGCCGAGTGCCATAATGGGTGAGGGCGAGAGCGCCGTGCCCGGCGAAGGGTTCCTCGTCGCCTTCGAAATAATCGACGTCGTCCTGGTGGCGGCGCTGGTCGGCGCAATCATGCTGGCCCGCCGCGAGGAGTCCGGTGAAATCGTCGACCTCGGCGTCGACGACGGTGACGCGGACGAACCCGCCGTCGCCGCCGACGGCGGACAGGGAGGTGACGACGCGTGA
- the nuoK gene encoding NADH-quinone oxidoreductase subunit NuoK → MIPAEAYLVLSAAVFCIGLFGILTRRNALVFLMSVELMLNAANINFVAFSLQHGNLTGQVFSLFGMALAAAEVAVGIGIILVLYRNFTDVDVTKATTMRW, encoded by the coding sequence GTGATTCCGGCCGAGGCGTACCTCGTGCTCTCGGCGGCCGTGTTCTGCATCGGTCTGTTCGGCATCCTGACTCGACGGAACGCGCTCGTCTTCCTGATGTCCGTCGAGCTAATGCTGAACGCGGCGAACATCAACTTCGTCGCGTTCTCGCTCCAGCACGGCAACCTCACCGGACAGGTGTTCAGCCTGTTCGGGATGGCGCTGGCCGCCGCGGAAGTGGCCGTCGGCATCGGCATCATCCTCGTGCTGTACCGCAACTTCACCGACGTGGACGTGACGAAGGCGACGACGATGAGGTGGTAA
- the nuoL gene encoding NADH-quinone oxidoreductase subunit L: MAAFTYAPAIVLLPFVSFLVALFAGDRMPKGGALAGITATGGSLLLSIWVALTVAGGGVHNEFIYTWVAGVQSVTLRFGLLLDPLSALMLLIVTLISFLVHIFSLGYMNDEGETGLPRYYAGLGLFTASMLGFVVANNLLMAFMFFELVGLCSYLLIGFWFREDGPPSAAKKAFLVTRFGDYFFLIGVVGIFATFGTGLFAPITQNGEVVAQSFPVLAEHAVVDGETGGIAMLDTVGLSPQAWFTVLGLLVLGGVIGKSAQFPLHTWLPDAMEGPTPVSALIHAATMVAAGVYLVARMYGFYAISPTALAVIALVGGFTALFAATMGLVKQEIKQVLAYSTISQYGYMMLALGSGGYIAAVFHLTTHAVFKALLFLGAGSVIIAMHHNENMWDMGGLKEKMPVTYYAFLSGSLALAGILPFAGFWSKDEVLYEALIHGLGSEGGLGTAYLLAYAMGLLAVFFTGFYTFRMVFLTFHGDARSDTARDPEPVRWNVKGPLAVLGVLAATVGFINMKPVAELTGAHIDFLHKWLNGPEEGGWPALLSTDLHHYETLLHDVSHVTAGEPLGAIGTLLASAAVSLLLALAGAGAATALYRGSDPVEHTDKLGSLKTLLMHNYYQDEYQVWLATGLTQPLARAMDKFDQGVVDGVVNGVSSVSLFGGSRIRRIQSGVVSNYAMLLTLGLVLLLAVFGLAGGWF; the protein is encoded by the coding sequence ATGGCTGCATTCACATACGCTCCGGCGATTGTCTTGCTCCCGTTCGTATCGTTCCTCGTCGCGCTGTTCGCCGGCGACCGCATGCCGAAAGGCGGCGCGCTCGCTGGCATCACCGCGACGGGTGGGTCCCTCCTGCTCTCTATCTGGGTCGCGCTCACCGTCGCCGGTGGGGGCGTCCACAACGAGTTCATCTACACGTGGGTCGCGGGCGTCCAGTCGGTCACGCTCCGCTTCGGCCTCCTGCTCGACCCGCTCTCGGCGTTGATGCTGCTCATCGTGACGCTCATCTCCTTCCTCGTCCACATCTTCTCGCTCGGCTACATGAACGACGAGGGCGAGACGGGCCTGCCCCGGTACTACGCCGGTCTCGGCCTGTTCACGGCGAGCATGCTCGGGTTCGTCGTCGCCAACAACCTCCTGATGGCGTTCATGTTCTTCGAACTGGTGGGCCTGTGTTCGTACCTGCTCATCGGGTTCTGGTTCCGCGAGGACGGCCCGCCCAGCGCCGCGAAGAAGGCGTTCCTCGTCACCCGTTTCGGTGACTACTTCTTCCTCATCGGCGTCGTCGGCATCTTCGCCACCTTCGGGACGGGCCTCTTCGCGCCCATCACGCAGAACGGCGAAGTGGTCGCACAGAGCTTCCCCGTGCTGGCCGAACACGCCGTCGTCGACGGCGAGACGGGCGGCATCGCGATGCTCGACACCGTCGGCCTCTCGCCGCAGGCGTGGTTCACGGTGCTCGGACTGCTCGTCCTCGGCGGCGTCATCGGGAAGTCCGCACAGTTCCCGCTCCACACGTGGCTCCCCGACGCCATGGAGGGCCCGACGCCCGTCTCCGCGCTCATCCACGCCGCGACGATGGTCGCCGCGGGCGTCTATCTCGTCGCGCGGATGTACGGCTTCTACGCTATCTCCCCGACGGCGCTGGCTGTCATCGCGCTCGTCGGCGGCTTCACGGCCCTGTTCGCCGCGACGATGGGCCTCGTCAAACAGGAAATCAAGCAGGTCCTCGCGTACTCCACCATCTCCCAGTACGGGTACATGATGCTCGCGCTGGGGTCCGGTGGCTACATCGCCGCCGTCTTCCACCTGACCACCCACGCCGTGTTCAAGGCGCTGCTGTTCCTCGGCGCGGGGTCGGTCATCATCGCCATGCACCACAACGAGAACATGTGGGACATGGGCGGCCTGAAAGAGAAGATGCCCGTGACCTACTACGCGTTCCTCTCCGGGTCGCTGGCGCTGGCCGGTATCCTCCCCTTCGCTGGCTTCTGGTCGAAAGACGAAGTGCTGTACGAGGCGCTCATCCACGGCCTCGGCAGCGAGGGCGGCCTCGGGACGGCCTACCTCCTCGCGTACGCGATGGGGCTGCTGGCCGTCTTCTTCACCGGCTTCTACACCTTCCGGATGGTGTTCCTCACCTTCCACGGTGACGCTCGCTCCGACACCGCACGCGACCCCGAACCGGTCCGCTGGAACGTGAAGGGACCGCTGGCGGTCCTGGGCGTGCTGGCCGCGACGGTCGGATTCATCAACATGAAGCCCGTCGCGGAACTGACCGGCGCGCACATCGACTTCCTCCACAAGTGGCTCAACGGCCCGGAGGAGGGTGGCTGGCCCGCGCTGCTGTCGACGGACCTCCACCACTACGAGACGCTGCTGCACGACGTGTCCCACGTCACCGCGGGCGAACCGCTCGGGGCAATCGGGACGCTGCTCGCGTCGGCGGCCGTCTCGCTTCTGCTGGCCCTTGCCGGTGCGGGTGCCGCAACGGCGCTGTACCGCGGCTCCGACCCGGTCGAGCACACGGACAAGCTGGGCAGTCTGAAGACGCTACTCATGCACAACTACTACCAAGACGAGTATCAGGTGTGGCTGGCGACGGGGCTGACGCAGCCGCTCGCCCGCGCGATGGACAAGTTCGACCAGGGCGTCGTCGACGGCGTCGTCAACGGCGTCTCTAGCGTGAGCCTGTTCGGCGGGAGTCGTATCCGCCGCATCCAGTCGGGCGTCGTCTCCAACTACGCGATGCTGCTGACGCTGGGACTGGTCCTCCTACTGGCCGTCTTCGGCCTCGCTGGGGGGTGGTTCTGA
- a CDS encoding complex I subunit 4 family protein — translation MWVAALLAVTLLGSGIVMLSPNRYAGKLAAAISAVPALASVYMYYVFLTQHGGAGNALLSPGEVAFGQQIPWIDLAGYSISYYVGLDGVSMPLLALTTILTTLAIVSAWTPIDERQSQFYGLMLFMETSLIGVFAALDFFLWFVFWEGVLIPMYFLIGVWGGPRRKYAAIKFFVYTNVASLVMFAGLFALVFNTDLTSLALPAMAEAFRSASGLPTIAGFSLATISFVLMFVGFAVKVPVFPLHTWLPDAHVEAPTPVSVMLAGVLLKMGTYALLRFNFTMLAETAELLAIPLAIVGVVSVIYGAMLALAQRDLKRIVAYSSISSMGYVILGLVAFTPHGMGGATFQMVAHGLISGLMFMTVGVIYNTTHTRMVGDMSGLADRMPWTVGIFVAAAFGYMGLPLMAGFAAEFLIFQGAFNAPSLGSAAPLLTSAAMFGIVVVAGYLLWAMQRTLFGGFKLETDYEVGPAAFHDVAPLAVLLLLVIALGVAPDLSYDMIQHAIEPLTGGGA, via the coding sequence ATGTGGGTCGCTGCGCTCCTGGCGGTGACACTGCTCGGTAGCGGTATCGTCATGCTGTCGCCGAACCGCTACGCCGGGAAACTCGCGGCGGCCATCAGCGCCGTCCCCGCGCTGGCCTCGGTGTACATGTACTACGTGTTCCTCACCCAGCACGGCGGCGCGGGCAACGCGCTGCTGTCACCCGGTGAGGTGGCCTTCGGCCAGCAGATTCCGTGGATAGACCTCGCGGGCTACAGCATCTCCTACTACGTCGGGCTTGACGGCGTCAGCATGCCGCTGCTCGCGCTGACGACCATCCTGACCACGCTGGCAATCGTCTCGGCGTGGACGCCCATCGACGAGCGCCAGTCCCAGTTCTACGGGCTGATGCTGTTCATGGAGACGAGCCTCATCGGCGTCTTCGCGGCGCTGGACTTCTTCCTCTGGTTCGTCTTCTGGGAGGGCGTCCTCATCCCGATGTACTTCCTCATCGGCGTCTGGGGCGGTCCCCGGCGGAAGTACGCCGCAATCAAGTTCTTCGTCTACACCAACGTCGCCTCGCTCGTGATGTTCGCGGGCCTGTTCGCGCTGGTGTTCAACACGGACCTCACGTCGCTGGCCCTGCCCGCGATGGCCGAGGCGTTCCGGTCGGCGTCGGGACTGCCGACCATCGCCGGGTTCAGCCTCGCGACGATTTCGTTCGTCCTGATGTTCGTCGGGTTCGCGGTGAAAGTGCCCGTCTTCCCGCTGCACACGTGGCTGCCGGACGCCCACGTCGAAGCGCCGACGCCGGTGTCGGTGATGCTGGCGGGCGTCCTCCTGAAGATGGGGACGTACGCGCTCCTGCGATTCAACTTCACGATGCTCGCGGAGACGGCCGAACTGCTCGCGATTCCGCTGGCCATCGTCGGCGTCGTCAGCGTCATCTACGGCGCGATGCTCGCGCTGGCCCAGCGCGACCTGAAACGCATCGTCGCATACTCCTCCATCTCCTCGATGGGCTACGTCATCCTCGGCCTCGTCGCCTTCACGCCCCACGGCATGGGCGGGGCGACGTTCCAGATGGTCGCCCACGGCCTCATCTCGGGGCTGATGTTCATGACCGTCGGCGTCATCTACAACACGACGCACACGCGCATGGTCGGCGACATGTCCGGCCTCGCAGACCGGATGCCGTGGACGGTCGGCATCTTCGTCGCGGCCGCCTTCGGCTACATGGGCCTGCCGCTGATGGCCGGATTCGCCGCCGAGTTCCTCATCTTCCAGGGCGCGTTCAACGCCCCGTCGCTGGGGAGCGCGGCCCCGCTACTCACCTCGGCCGCGATGTTCGGTATCGTCGTCGTCGCCGGCTACCTGTTGTGGGCGATGCAGCGCACCCTGTTCGGCGGCTTCAAACTGGAGACGGACTACGAGGTCGGTCCCGCGGCGTTCCACGACGTGGCTCCCCTCGCAGTCTTGCTCCTGCTGGTCATCGCGCTGGGTGTCGCCCCCGACCTCTCCTACGACATGATTCAACACGCAATCGAGCCGCTCACCGGGGGTGGTGCGTAG
- a CDS encoding NADH-quinone oxidoreductase subunit N, translated as MVHQLPSWAGLAPALALAVTALVLLLVDSVDPDTTNTSLLGGISVTGSLASLAFAVWFIFGGTGIPESNGGVGTPVLFNGQIVVDQMALFFMIIVASVTALVTLASTDYVREHAYQAEFYVLVLLAATGMSVLSAANSLATAFVALELVSLPSYALVAFLKQNRGSVEAGLKYFLIGAVSSAVFAYGISLVYAATGVLRFDGVATAIESGTVQTVVDGTVQAQAGSPAVPMSILGVGIMMVIGGIAFKIAAVPFQFWAPEAYEGAPAPISAFLSSASKAAGFVLAFRAFAVAFPIDALVSSGEALNWFVVFQVLAIATMFIGNFAAATQEKVKRMMAYSSVGHAGYVLIGLAALSASGDGLSLSMSAGMAHLLVYGFMNTGAFLFIALAEYWGIGRRFEDYNGLGRQAPLACAAMTIFLFSLAGLPIGGGFFSKFYLFSATLDVGAWSLAAALIINSALSLFYYSRVVKAMWIEEPKADRTIESYPTGLYTAIVAAAVVTVLLVPGFDYVSTLAFRAVELL; from the coding sequence ATGGTCCATCAGCTACCCAGTTGGGCGGGCCTCGCACCCGCACTCGCCCTCGCCGTGACGGCGCTGGTCCTGTTGCTCGTCGATAGCGTCGACCCCGATACGACCAACACGAGTCTGCTCGGCGGCATCTCCGTCACCGGGTCGCTCGCCTCGCTCGCGTTCGCCGTCTGGTTCATCTTCGGCGGCACCGGCATCCCCGAATCGAATGGCGGCGTCGGCACGCCCGTCCTGTTCAACGGGCAGATAGTCGTCGACCAGATGGCGCTGTTCTTCATGATCATCGTCGCGAGCGTCACTGCGCTCGTGACGCTCGCCAGCACGGATTACGTGCGCGAACACGCCTATCAGGCGGAGTTCTACGTGCTGGTCCTCCTGGCCGCCACCGGGATGTCCGTCCTGAGTGCCGCAAACAGCCTCGCGACGGCGTTCGTCGCGCTGGAACTCGTCTCCCTGCCCTCCTACGCCCTCGTCGCGTTCCTGAAGCAGAACCGGGGGAGCGTCGAGGCAGGGCTGAAGTACTTCCTCATCGGCGCGGTGTCGTCGGCGGTGTTCGCCTACGGCATCTCGCTCGTGTACGCCGCGACCGGCGTGCTCCGCTTCGACGGCGTCGCGACGGCCATCGAGAGCGGCACCGTCCAGACCGTCGTCGACGGTACGGTGCAGGCCCAGGCCGGGTCGCCCGCCGTCCCGATGTCCATCCTCGGCGTCGGTATCATGATGGTCATCGGCGGCATCGCGTTCAAGATTGCCGCCGTCCCGTTCCAGTTCTGGGCACCGGAAGCGTACGAGGGCGCACCCGCACCCATCTCGGCGTTCCTCTCGTCGGCCTCGAAGGCCGCCGGGTTCGTGCTCGCGTTCCGCGCGTTCGCCGTCGCCTTCCCCATCGACGCGCTCGTCTCCAGCGGCGAGGCGCTGAACTGGTTCGTCGTCTTCCAGGTGCTCGCCATCGCGACGATGTTCATCGGGAACTTCGCCGCCGCGACCCAAGAGAAGGTCAAGCGGATGATGGCCTACTCCAGCGTCGGCCACGCCGGCTACGTCCTCATCGGCCTCGCCGCGCTGTCGGCCTCCGGTGACGGCCTCAGCCTCAGCATGAGCGCCGGGATGGCCCACCTGCTCGTCTACGGCTTCATGAACACCGGCGCGTTCCTGTTCATCGCGCTCGCCGAGTACTGGGGCATCGGCCGCCGCTTCGAGGACTACAACGGCCTCGGTCGGCAGGCCCCGCTGGCTTGTGCCGCGATGACTATCTTCCTGTTCAGCCTCGCCGGACTCCCCATCGGGGGCGGGTTCTTCTCGAAGTTCTACCTGTTCTCGGCGACGCTGGACGTGGGCGCGTGGTCGCTCGCGGCCGCACTGATCATCAACAGCGCGCTGTCGCTGTTCTACTACTCCCGCGTCGTCAAAGCGATGTGGATAGAAGAGCCGAAAGCCGACCGTACCATCGAGTCGTACCCGACGGGTCTGTACACGGCCATCGTCGCGGCCGCCGTCGTGACGGTGCTGTTGGTCCCCGGATTCGACTACGTCTCGACGCTCGCGTTCCGCGCCGTCGAACTACTGTAG
- a CDS encoding MBL fold metallo-hydrolase, with amino-acid sequence MFTRVSIPTPFQVGAVNAYVAGRTVVDPGPDSEEAWSRLLETLEARELAPGDISQVVVTHPHPDHFGLAARLRSEGARVLASPEAAAIMEDFAARLKYEQSYFADFFERCGISRETAEAVTQLPEAFLPYAQSVATDRTVAGGDTLTVDDERLIVDEVTGHAAGELIFSYDREGRREAIVGDNVLGDITPNPFLQPPEDAGGRRPRVLPGFNDSLRWLREQGHDRFLTGHREPVESPRERIDDILEEHDQRSEEVADIVSEGPKTPADVMTALFGDLPATEYFAGMSEAVGHLDVLEAQDRVKKRESGGVFVYDLQ; translated from the coding sequence ATGTTCACACGGGTGTCGATACCGACGCCGTTTCAGGTCGGGGCGGTCAACGCCTACGTCGCGGGCCGAACCGTCGTCGACCCGGGACCGGACAGCGAGGAGGCGTGGTCCCGACTGCTCGAAACGCTGGAGGCGCGCGAACTCGCGCCCGGTGATATTTCGCAAGTGGTCGTTACCCACCCACACCCCGACCACTTCGGGTTGGCTGCGCGACTGCGCTCCGAGGGCGCGCGTGTCCTCGCGAGTCCCGAGGCAGCAGCCATCATGGAAGATTTCGCCGCGCGTCTGAAGTACGAGCAGTCGTACTTCGCGGACTTCTTCGAACGGTGCGGTATCTCTCGGGAGACGGCCGAGGCGGTCACGCAACTGCCCGAGGCGTTTCTGCCGTACGCACAGAGCGTCGCCACAGACCGAACGGTGGCGGGCGGCGACACGCTCACCGTCGACGACGAGCGCCTGATCGTCGACGAAGTGACGGGTCACGCCGCTGGCGAACTCATATTCTCCTACGACCGGGAGGGTCGCCGCGAGGCTATCGTCGGCGACAACGTGCTGGGCGACATCACGCCGAACCCGTTCCTCCAGCCACCGGAAGACGCTGGGGGGCGACGGCCGCGCGTGCTTCCCGGATTCAACGACTCGCTTCGATGGCTCCGTGAACAGGGCCACGACCGGTTTCTGACGGGGCACCGCGAACCGGTGGAGTCGCCGCGAGAACGTATCGACGACATCCTCGAAGAACACGACCAACGGAGCGAGGAAGTGGCTGACATCGTCAGCGAGGGGCCGAAGACGCCCGCGGACGTGATGACGGCGCTGTTCGGTGACCTCCCGGCGACGGAGTACTTCGCTGGGATGAGCGAGGCCGTCGGGCACTTAGATGTACTGGAAGCACAGGACCGCGTAAAAAAACGAGAGAGCGGCGGCGTGTTCGTCTACGACCTACAGTAG
- a CDS encoding DUF7553 family protein has translation MNRHFKDTRYYLKRAVETAGKGVREELTPLENRARAAIGREKDEQESTRLKQVKTDVKGLQQRVGSDAEVALTGARSKIDTYRQSDTA, from the coding sequence ATGAACAGGCACTTCAAAGACACTCGGTACTACCTCAAGCGCGCCGTCGAAACCGCAGGCAAAGGCGTCCGCGAAGAACTCACACCGCTCGAAAACCGCGCCCGCGCCGCTATCGGACGCGAGAAAGACGAGCAAGAATCGACTCGTCTCAAACAGGTGAAGACGGACGTGAAGGGGCTCCAACAGCGCGTCGGTAGCGACGCCGAAGTCGCACTCACCGGAGCGCGGTCGAAAATCGACACCTACCGACAGTCCGACACCGCGTAG
- a CDS encoding tyrosine-type recombinase/integrase, which translates to MTRKFTPEQAVERYLKERKPEVSASTHRNHKYALQRFVEWSNESGLDDISNLDGIHIHDFKIHRRENGGINEVTLYNNLCTLRVFVRWLESMEVVESDVAENMILPNPDDDTRDDKIDPETAEVILEYLEKFEYATLRHALFALLWDTGFRLGTVRTLDLGDYRSGEQYVEVFHRPDKGTPLKNKAKAEREVNLHVWVCEVLDDYIEIHRDDVTDDYGREPLLTSSYGRPVDSNLRANINALTRPCHFSGDCPHSRDIDTCEATTMELAQRCPSSVPPHALRRSAITAWLNEGHNKELLSDRMNVSTKTLEKHYDARTLGEKRELRAEAFEMENN; encoded by the coding sequence ATGACCCGCAAATTCACGCCAGAACAAGCAGTTGAACGGTATCTCAAAGAACGGAAGCCCGAAGTTTCAGCGTCGACCCACAGGAACCACAAGTACGCTCTCCAACGGTTCGTGGAGTGGTCGAACGAATCCGGTCTTGACGATATCTCGAATCTCGATGGCATCCACATCCACGACTTCAAGATTCACCGTCGCGAGAACGGCGGCATCAATGAGGTCACACTTTACAACAATCTTTGCACACTCCGTGTTTTTGTCCGATGGCTGGAAAGCATGGAGGTCGTCGAATCCGACGTAGCGGAGAACATGATTCTCCCGAATCCCGACGACGACACCCGCGACGACAAGATTGACCCGGAGACTGCCGAGGTGATTCTGGAGTATCTGGAGAAATTTGAGTATGCTACTCTGCGACACGCTCTATTTGCCCTCTTGTGGGATACCGGCTTCCGGCTCGGAACCGTTCGAACTCTCGACCTCGGAGACTACCGCTCCGGCGAGCAGTACGTCGAAGTCTTTCATCGCCCCGATAAGGGTACGCCGCTCAAGAACAAAGCTAAAGCCGAGCGAGAAGTGAATCTCCACGTTTGGGTCTGTGAGGTTCTGGACGATTATATTGAGATACACAGGGACGATGTGACGGACGACTACGGACGAGAACCCCTGCTTACGAGTTCGTATGGCCGTCCGGTGGATTCCAATCTTCGGGCGAACATCAACGCACTCACGCGGCCCTGTCACTTCTCCGGCGATTGCCCCCACAGTCGAGACATAGATACGTGCGAAGCCACGACGATGGAACTGGCCCAGCGGTGTCCCTCGTCGGTCCCACCGCACGCACTTCGACGGAGTGCAATTACTGCATGGCTGAACGAGGGTCACAACAAGGAACTGCTCTCCGACCGGATGAACGTCAGCACGAAGACGCTCGAAAAGCATTACGACGCTCGGACTCTGGGTGAAAAACGGGAACTTCGGGCGGAGGCTTTCGAGATGGAGAACAACTAA
- a CDS encoding TRAM domain-containing protein translates to MELIWVGAGAGALVLVGLFALRRRRSAEARQSKQAHEAAQKRDPPVDIGETYEFGITEFTDHHSGDRVAVGKVEGFVLFVEDVPSSLTPGDVVRAKVLSFNRGHTSADARFVATL, encoded by the coding sequence ATGGAACTCATCTGGGTCGGTGCTGGCGCCGGAGCGCTCGTCCTCGTCGGACTGTTCGCACTCCGACGACGACGCTCTGCGGAGGCCCGCCAGTCGAAACAAGCCCACGAGGCCGCACAGAAACGGGACCCACCGGTCGACATCGGCGAGACGTACGAGTTCGGCATCACGGAGTTCACGGACCACCACTCCGGCGACCGGGTCGCCGTCGGGAAAGTCGAGGGCTTCGTCCTCTTCGTCGAGGACGTTCCGTCGTCACTCACGCCCGGTGACGTCGTTCGCGCGAAAGTCCTCTCGTTCAACCGCGGGCACACCTCCGCGGACGCGCGATTCGTCGCCACGCTGTAG